Part of the uncultured Anaeromusa sp. genome is shown below.
AGACGCGGCCAGTAAAAAAAGCAAGGCAATCCGAAATAGTTTCTTTTTATCCTTCATTGCGCTCACCCATTCTCGTTTCCTTTTGTCTTCGAATCTACAATGCCGTATAAATACAGCTGAAACGCCTGCATCGCATATTTAGCATCCGAATCTTCCCCCAAAGGCACCATTTTTTCTGCCAGCGGTTTCGTGATGAAATAAAAATTAAGAATGCCCGCCATGGATACTGCCGCATGTGCCACATCCAGACCTTGCCGAAACAGGCCCTGCTCCATGCCTTCGCGCAGCGTCTCCATGACAAATTGATATACTTCGCCTAAATGGCGCTCCACGATCGGTCCGCCATAGGCAGTGGGCTTCAGCAGCTCTCTCATGATAAAACGAGACAAATAGGGCCGCTGCCCGTGAATGTAGGTTACTCGATTCGCATACATCTCCAGCTTGGCAATCGGCGTCGACGGCGTCTGCGCCTGCATCGTTTCCATGCTCTCGCGAATAGGCCGGAACTGCTCCTCCAATACCGCCTGATATAAGCCTTCTTTGCCTCCAAAATGATAGGATACCGCCGACACATTGAGCTTAGCCTGCTGCGTCAGCTCTCGTACCGATACAGCGGCAAAGCCTTTACATGCAAACAAATCCGTCGCTATCGCCAGTAGCTTGGCGCGGCTGTCTTT
Proteins encoded:
- a CDS encoding TetR family transcriptional regulator, encoding MEDKDSRAKLLAIATDLFACKGFAAVSVRELTQQAKLNVSAVSYHFGGKEGLYQAVLEEQFRPIRESMETMQAQTPSTPIAKLEMYANRVTYIHGQRPYLSRFIMRELLKPTAYGGPIVERHLGEVYQFVMETLREGMEQGLFRQGLDVAHAAVSMAGILNFYFITKPLAEKMVPLGEDSDAKYAMQAFQLYLYGIVDSKTKGNENG